A window of bacterium genomic DNA:
TCAGCGACTGGTCGAGCGGGAGATCCGGCTCTTCGAGCTTTTCCACGATTTCCTCGAGCTTGCCCAGGCAGGCTTCGAAATTGTCTTTGGGTGCCGAAGGCATGAGTCTCATTAAAATTGAACGCAGGGAGAGTCAATGTTGAATCTTCCCCCCTTTGAAAAAGGGGGGATTGAGGGGGGATTTGACGGGTTTGGCCAAGTGCCGAGGTTGGATTTTTTGCCGGCGCTTTAAATCCCCCCAGCCCCCCTTTTTCAAAGGGGGGTGTTGCTTACTTTACCTCGGCTTTTAGTTTTCCTTCTCGGAGTTGGATGGAGATCCTGTCACCGGCCTTCACCTGCTTTTCAGTCTTGACGATCTCGGCTTCGTCGCCCTTGGGCCCGAGCTTCCGGACGATCGAGTAGCCGCGGCTCAGGATGGACAGCGGTGACAGCACCTCCAGCTTCTCGGACAGGTGGGAAAGCCGCCGTCGCCGGTCTTCCAAGCCGCTGGTCATCGCCGAATGAAGGCGCTCCCGGGCCTCGTCGAGCCGTTGGGCCATCTCCTCCAGCCGGCGTTTGGGATGGGGCAGATGGCTGAGCCAAAACTTCAATTTTTCGCGCCGGGCCTCTTGGCCCCGTTTCCAGGCCCGCCAGAGTTGGACCCGCCGCTCGGCCAGGGTGGCTCGCAGCTCGTTGGCCACCGGCGCCGCCAGCTCGGCCGCCATCGAAGGCGTCCCGGCACGGAGGTCGGCGACGTAATCGGCGATGGTGTAATCGGTTTCGTGGCCGACGGCGCTGATCACCGGGATCTCCGAGGCGAAAATGGCCCGGGCCACCGCCTCGGTGTTGAAGGCCCAGAGGTCCTCGAGCGAGCCGCCGCCGCGGCCGACGATGAGAGTGTCGATTTCACCGTGGCGATTGAGGGTCTCGATGCCGCGGACGATTTCCGGCGCCGCGGCTTCGCCCTGGACGCTGACCGGATATAAAAGGATGCTGACGCAGGGATTGCGCCGCCGCAGGATCCGGACCATGTCGCGGATCACCGCCCCGGTGGGGCTGGTCACGATCCCGACCCGGCGCGGGAAATAGGCGATGGGCCGCTTGCGGTCGGCTTCGAAAAGGCCTTCCTTGGCCAGGCGGTCGCGCAGCTGGGTGAAGGCGAGCTGCAAGGCGCCCAAGCCCTTGGGTTCGGCGTGTTCGATCACCAGCTGGTAATTGCCGCGAGGCTCGTAGACGCTGAGCCGGCCATGGGCCACGACTTCGAGGCCGTTTTCGAGCTTGAACTTGAGTGAGCGGTTGGAGCCTCGAAACATCACCGCTCCGATTTGGGCGCCCTCGTCCTTGAGGGTGAAGTAATAATGGCCGGAGGAATGAGCGTGGAAATTGCTGATCTCGCCGCTGACCCAGATCGAGCCGTAGCGGCTTTCAAGGAGGGACTTTAAATCGCGGGTCAGCTCGGTGACGGAATAAATGGGCTCGCGGTCGGGACTCAGCGCTTCCATGGGCTATTTTACTTCGCAAATTCTTTGAATTAGCTGCGCGGACCGGCAAAGCCGGTCCTTGCTCGCCTGACTAACGCAGGCAAGAGCGAAAGTAAAACCCACAATGCCGAGCCGGCCGGTGCCGCGGCGACCCCCAAGGAGCAGGAGGTCGAGCCCTTTTCAAAGCCAGGGAAACGCTCGGGGATGTTCACTTCCATCTGAGTGTCGCAGGCGTCGCCGGTCCCATCCGCGTCGGCGTCGGCCTGGAGCGGATTGGCGGCATTGGGGCAGTTGTCATCCTCGTTGAGCAGGCCGTCGCCGTCGTCGTCGCCGGGGCTCACCGAAAAATCGTCGTCGCAGTCATCGCCGATGCCGTCGCCGTCGCTGTCTTTTTGCTCGGGGTTGGATATCGAAGGGCAATTGTCGCTGCCGTTGCCGACGCCGTCGTGGTCTTGGTCGGGGTCGGGCGTGGCGCTGGGCGTCGCGGTGGGCGAAGGGCTCGGTGTGGCCGTCGGGCTCGGCGTCGGGCTGGCACTGGGAGTCGGGGTCGGAGTCGCCGTCGGCGAGGGCGTCGGGCTGGCGCTCGGACTGGGCGTTGGGGTCGGAGTCGGGTCCGGGGTCGGAGGAGGGGTCGGACTCGGGGTGGGCAGTGGGGTCGGTTCCGGGTTCGCGGTTTCGATTTCCACTCCGCTGGTGTCGTTGTTCGAGCCCTCGTCGCAAATCGCGCTCTCGCGCTTGTTGACCCTGATCTTGAAGCCGCGGAGCGAAATTCGGTTGCCTTGGAGGCGGATCGCGCAAGTGCCTTCGGCCAGGCCGGTGGCGTCGATCAGGACCGAGGAAGCGGTGGTTCCGTCGAGGATGAAGCCCCAGCCGTCGCCGCAGACCGCCGGCTTGCCGGGGCCGGCCGGGCAATCGAGGTCGTTCTCGTTGTGCAGCAGGAGGGTGCCTTGAAGCTTGATCGTATAATTTTGGGAGCCGCCGAAATCGACCTTCTCGGTGCACATCCGGTAATTGTCCCGGTTGTAGCCTTGCTCGATCTTGCGGCGCAGGGAATTGAAGTCGTCGACGCTGTCCGAATTGGAGAGGACCGTGCAGGTCGTATTGTCGACCGTGGCCCGGGCGTCGGGCCTCAGCCCCGGCAGCGCGGCCAGGATACCGAAAATCCCCATTGCTAAGGCAAGTTGGCGAATCATCGAGCCTTTTTCGACTGATCGGAGAAAAAGTTGCCTGGTAGCGAGGGGCCTTAGTCCCGCTCGGCCTGAGATCGCGCCAGCTCGCCCAATCGGCGGAGCGCGCCCTCGATTCGTGCCGACCAGGGATGGCCGGCATTGAGGCGGATGTAGTTCCGGTATTTTTGCTTGGGCGAGAAGATGGGGCCGGGTGCGATGCTGATCTTCGCCGCCAGGGCTTCGGCGTGCAGCTTCAGGGCGTCGACCTTTTTCGGGAATTCGACCCAGAGGACGCAGCCGCCGGCGGGCCGGGTGACCCGGGTATCGGCCGGAAAGTATTGGGCCACTCCCTCGATGCAGCGCTCGACCTGGACTTGAATCGCCCGGCGGAGCTGGCGCAGGTGGCGCTCGTAGCCGCCGTTCTGGAGATATTCGGCCAGTGCCATCTGAGGCAAGGTGGCGGTGGCCATGGTGCCGGCGATTTTCAGCTTTTCGACTTGGCTGCGGAAGCGGCCGGCCATGGTCCAGCCCACCCGGAAGCCCGGCGCCAAGGTTTTGGAGAACGCCGAGCAAAGCAGGACCCAGCCCTCCCGGTCGAAGGACTTGGCGGTCTTGGGGCGAGCCTCGCCGAAGCAGAGGTCGCCGTAGATGTCGTCCTCGATCAGCGGAATCCGGCGCCGGGCGAGGAGGCGGACCAGCTCCCGCTTTTTCTCGTCGGGCATGCAGCTGCCCAGCGGATTGTTGAAATTGGAGATGCTCACCACCGCTTTGATCTTGTGGCGCTTGAGGGCCGAGCTCAGCGAGCTGAGCGAGAGACCCTCGCCGGGATCGGTGGCGATCTCCACCGTCCGGCAACCGAGGTTGTCGAGGATTTGGAGGATGCCGTAATAGCAGGGCGATTCGATGGCCACGGTGTCGCCGGGCTTGGTCACCGCCTGCAGGCAGAGGTTGAGAGCCTCGGTGCCGCCGCAGGTGGTCAGGATTTCCTCGGGTCCGGCCGGGACCTCCCAATCCAAGGATCGAAGCGAAATCTGGCGGCGGAGAGCGGGGCTCCCCGGCGGCATGTCGTAGACCAGGATTTTTTCCCGGGTGTCGCGGGCCAGCTGGGCGATGAGCCGGCTCAGGGCCGAAACCGGCAGCAGTTCCGAGCAAATGGTCGCCGCGCCGAGCGGGACCACCTCGGGGTCGCGGGTCGAGGCGATGACGTCGACGATGTAGTCGCTCATGGTCGGGCGGGAGACGCCGGCCGGCGGGGTCGTCGGCTTGGGGATGGCCGGCAATGCCTTGAGCCGGGGTTTGACGTAGAAGCCGGATTGGGGCCGGGCCTCGACCAAGCCCCGGTTTTCGAGGAGGAAGAAGGCTTGCAAGACCGTCGAGATGCTGACCCCATGCTGCTGGCTGGTTTGGCGGACCGAGGGGATCCGGTCGCCGGCCCGAAGGGTTCCGTCCTCGATCAGGCGGGCGATCTTGGCCGCGACTTGCTCGTAGAGCCGGGCGTCTTCGGATCGGGCGGGGGAAGAGTTGGTGGTCATATACAGTGTAAGGCAATCTTCATAAGCACAGTTTGTTAGCAGATAAAACTGTAATGGTTACAAAATTTATTATCTGAATCTGTTCTGGTCAAGGGCTTTTCCCTAAGCTGGCGGCGATGGATTCCTTCCTGCTACCCAGCGGCGGTTTGCTGAGCGGCGCCGGACCGACGGTTCACCTTCGGAAAGGCCGAGTTTGGCTCACCGCCGAAGGCGATCCCGGCGACTATCTCTTGGAGGCCGGGCAATGGTATCGGGGGAAGGGCAGGGCTCGGCTCTTGGTCGAGGCCTTGGAAGACTCGGAGTTGCAGATGAGCTCGGCGCCGCCGGAACAAATCGAAGCCAAATTTTCCCGCCTCGGGCTGTGGCTCTGCTTCGCCATCGTCTACCTGGTTTGGGGCTCGACCTACCTGGCGATCCGCTTCGCCGTCGAGAGCTTGCCGCCCTTCGGCATGGCCGGAG
This region includes:
- the xseA gene encoding exodeoxyribonuclease VII large subunit, with protein sequence MEALSPDREPIYSVTELTRDLKSLLESRYGSIWVSGEISNFHAHSSGHYYFTLKDEGAQIGAVMFRGSNRSLKFKLENGLEVVAHGRLSVYEPRGNYQLVIEHAEPKGLGALQLAFTQLRDRLAKEGLFEADRKRPIAYFPRRVGIVTSPTGAVIRDMVRILRRRNPCVSILLYPVSVQGEAAAPEIVRGIETLNRHGEIDTLIVGRGGGSLEDLWAFNTEAVARAIFASEIPVISAVGHETDYTIADYVADLRAGTPSMAAELAAPVANELRATLAERRVQLWRAWKRGQEARREKLKFWLSHLPHPKRRLEEMAQRLDEARERLHSAMTSGLEDRRRRLSHLSEKLEVLSPLSILSRGYSIVRKLGPKGDEAEIVKTEKQVKAGDRISIQLREGKLKAEVK
- a CDS encoding PLP-dependent aminotransferase family protein translates to MTTNSSPARSEDARLYEQVAAKIARLIEDGTLRAGDRIPSVRQTSQQHGVSISTVLQAFFLLENRGLVEARPQSGFYVKPRLKALPAIPKPTTPPAGVSRPTMSDYIVDVIASTRDPEVVPLGAATICSELLPVSALSRLIAQLARDTREKILVYDMPPGSPALRRQISLRSLDWEVPAGPEEILTTCGGTEALNLCLQAVTKPGDTVAIESPCYYGILQILDNLGCRTVEIATDPGEGLSLSSLSSALKRHKIKAVVSISNFNNPLGSCMPDEKKRELVRLLARRRIPLIEDDIYGDLCFGEARPKTAKSFDREGWVLLCSAFSKTLAPGFRVGWTMAGRFRSQVEKLKIAGTMATATLPQMALAEYLQNGGYERHLRQLRRAIQVQVERCIEGVAQYFPADTRVTRPAGGCVLWVEFPKKVDALKLHAEALAAKISIAPGPIFSPKQKYRNYIRLNAGHPWSARIEGALRRLGELARSQAERD
- a CDS encoding thrombospondin type 3 repeat-containing protein, which codes for MIRQLALAMGIFGILAALPGLRPDARATVDNTTCTVLSNSDSVDDFNSLRRKIEQGYNRDNYRMCTEKVDFGGSQNYTIKLQGTLLLHNENDLDCPAGPGKPAVCGDGWGFILDGTTASSVLIDATGLAEGTCAIRLQGNRISLRGFKIRVNKRESAICDEGSNNDTSGVEIETANPEPTPLPTPSPTPPPTPDPTPTPTPSPSASPTPSPTATPTPTPSASPTPSPTATPSPSPTATPSATPDPDQDHDGVGNGSDNCPSISNPEQKDSDGDGIGDDCDDDFSVSPGDDDGDGLLNEDDNCPNAANPLQADADADGTGDACDTQMEVNIPERFPGFEKGSTSCSLGVAAAPAGSALWVLLSLLPALVRRARTGFAGPRS